A window from Macaca nemestrina isolate mMacNem1 chromosome 8, mMacNem.hap1, whole genome shotgun sequence encodes these proteins:
- the LOC105482096 gene encoding nucleoplasmin-2 isoform X1, with product MRTLTALQLPGHPASPPAAMNLSSASSTEEKAVTTVLWGCELSQERRTWTFRPQLEGKQNCRLLLHTICLGEKAKEEMHRVEILPPANQEDKKMQPVTIASLQASVLPMVTMVGVQLSPPVTFQLRAGSGPVFLCGQERYEASDLTWEEEEEEEGEEEEEEEEDDEDEDADVSLEEESPVKQVKRLVPQKQTSVAKKKKLEKEQEETRASVRDKSPAKKGGNSMELSVHQSPGPRIPPLILKTQEGFCVPTMKQVWGWIWRVATQTMQNRRRMDFSILAIPFTSWAILSKHLPVCLSFLIGKMG from the exons ATGCGCACATTAacagccctccag CTGCCCGGCCACCCTGCTTCTCCGCCCGCAGCCATGAATCTCAGTAGCGCCAGCAGCACGGAGGAAAAGGCAGTGACGACCGTGCTCTGGG GCTGCGAACTCAGTCAGGAGAGGCGGACTTGGACCTTCAGACCCCAGCTGGAGGGGAAGCAGAACTGCAGGCTGTTGCTTCATACG ATTTGCTTGGGAGAGAAAGCCAAAGAAGAGATGCATCGCGTGGAGATCCTGCCCCCAGCAAACCAGGAGGACAAGAAGATGCAGCCGGTCACCATTGCCTCGCTCCAGGCCTCAGTCCTCCCCATG GTCACCATGGTAGGAGTGCAGCTTTCTCCCCCAGTTACTTTCCAACTCCGGGCTGGCTCAGGACCCGTGTTCCTCTGTGGCCAGGAACGTTATG AAGCATCAGACctaacctgggaggaggaggaggaggaagaaggggaggaggaggaagaagaggaggaagatgatgaggatgaggatgcaGATGTATCTCTGGAGGAGGAAAGCCCTGTCAAACAAGTCAAAAGGCTGGTGCCCCAGAAGCAGACGAGCGTGGCTAAG aaaaaaaagctggaaaaagAACAAGAGGAAACAAG AGCCAGCGTTAGAGACAAGAGCCCTGCGAAAAAG GGAGGGAACAGCATGGAGCTCTCTGTTCACCAGTCTCCAGGACCTCGGATTCCACCTTTAATCCTGAAAACCCAGGAAGGCTTCTGTGTCCCTACAATGAAGCAGGTTTGGGGCTGGATCTGGAGGGTGGCAACTCAAACCATGCAGAACAGAAGAAGGATGGACTTTTCCATTCTGGCTATTCCATTCACTAGCTGGGCCATTCTGAGCAAACACCTCCcagtgtgcctcagttttctcatcggCAAAATGGGCTAG
- the LOC105482096 gene encoding nucleoplasmin-2 isoform X2, translated as MRTLTALQLPGHPASPPAAMNLSSASSTEEKAVTTVLWGCELSQERRTWTFRPQLEGKQNCRLLLHTICLGEKAKEEMHRVEILPPANQEDKKMQPVTIASLQASVLPMVTMVGVQLSPPVTFQLRAGSGPVFLCGQERYEASDLTWEEEEEEEGEEEEEEEEDDEDEDADVSLEEESPVKQVKRLVPQKQTSVAKKKKLEKEQEETRASVRDKSPAKKAKATARPKKPGFKK; from the exons ATGCGCACATTAacagccctccag CTGCCCGGCCACCCTGCTTCTCCGCCCGCAGCCATGAATCTCAGTAGCGCCAGCAGCACGGAGGAAAAGGCAGTGACGACCGTGCTCTGGG GCTGCGAACTCAGTCAGGAGAGGCGGACTTGGACCTTCAGACCCCAGCTGGAGGGGAAGCAGAACTGCAGGCTGTTGCTTCATACG ATTTGCTTGGGAGAGAAAGCCAAAGAAGAGATGCATCGCGTGGAGATCCTGCCCCCAGCAAACCAGGAGGACAAGAAGATGCAGCCGGTCACCATTGCCTCGCTCCAGGCCTCAGTCCTCCCCATG GTCACCATGGTAGGAGTGCAGCTTTCTCCCCCAGTTACTTTCCAACTCCGGGCTGGCTCAGGACCCGTGTTCCTCTGTGGCCAGGAACGTTATG AAGCATCAGACctaacctgggaggaggaggaggaggaagaaggggaggaggaggaagaagaggaggaagatgatgaggatgaggatgcaGATGTATCTCTGGAGGAGGAAAGCCCTGTCAAACAAGTCAAAAGGCTGGTGCCCCAGAAGCAGACGAGCGTGGCTAAG aaaaaaaagctggaaaaagAACAAGAGGAAACAAG AGCCAGCGTTAGAGACAAGAGCCCTGCGAAAAAG GCCAAAGCCACAGCCAGACCCAAGAAGCCAGGATTCAAGAAATGA